A part of Desulfomicrobium baculatum DSM 4028 genomic DNA contains:
- the fabZ gene encoding 3-hydroxyacyl-ACP dehydratase FabZ has translation MTKPEQGEIVSRDILDLLPHRYPFLMVDRVLSFEPMKSVHAIKSVSINEPFFQGHFPSYPVMPGVLILEALAQTGGIMVIKSLPPADTVGKIFLFTGMEKVRFRRPVFPGDQLHLHVTYERHKMMMWKTNGKAMVDGKVVAEGILTASIVPRED, from the coding sequence ATAACCAAACCAGAACAGGGCGAAATCGTCAGCCGGGATATTCTGGACCTGCTCCCCCACCGTTATCCATTTCTGATGGTGGACCGCGTGCTGTCCTTCGAACCCATGAAGTCCGTGCACGCCATCAAGAGCGTTTCCATCAACGAACCTTTCTTCCAGGGCCATTTCCCGTCCTACCCCGTCATGCCCGGAGTGCTCATCCTTGAGGCCCTGGCCCAGACGGGCGGAATCATGGTCATTAAAAGCCTTCCCCCGGCGGACACTGTCGGCAAGATATTTCTTTTCACCGGCATGGAAAAAGTGCGCTTCCGGCGCCCCGTTTTCCCAGGCGACCAATTGCACCTGCATGTCACCTACGAGCGGCACAAGATGATGATGTGGAAGACCAACGGCAAGGCCATGGTCGACGGAAAGGTCGTGGCCGAAGGCATTCTCACCGCTTCCATTGTTCCCAGGGAGGACTGA
- the lpxD gene encoding UDP-3-O-(3-hydroxymyristoyl)glucosamine N-acyltransferase, whose amino-acid sequence MLLSEIASRLGLTLKGKDLEITGVNTLAEASASELSFLANPKYAPQLETTGAGAVLVSADQALDTKPCLISAHPYLDFARSVQLFAKPQGSFEGISPLAFVHEAARIDPSAAVAPFVYIGPGAQVGAGVRIFSGSYLGEDCSIGEDTIIYPNCSLMAGTLVGKRVILHAGTVLGSDGFGFAQAASGMTKFPQIGRTVIEDDVEIGANTTIDRAALGETRVGHGTKIDNLVQLGHNVRVGRNCIIVSQVGIAGSTTLGDGVVLAGQVGVAGHLNLGDGCRIGAKSGVGKDVPPGQDLSGIPVMPHGSFLRASAIMPKLPEMKRRLGRLEKELAALREELANKG is encoded by the coding sequence ATGCTTCTTTCCGAAATCGCATCCCGCTTGGGCTTGACCTTGAAGGGCAAGGACCTTGAGATCACCGGGGTCAACACCCTGGCCGAGGCTTCAGCGTCCGAGCTGTCCTTTCTGGCCAACCCCAAATATGCGCCGCAACTCGAAACAACCGGCGCCGGCGCAGTCCTCGTCAGCGCTGATCAGGCTTTGGATACCAAACCCTGTCTGATCAGCGCTCATCCCTATCTTGATTTTGCCCGCAGCGTTCAGCTTTTCGCCAAGCCTCAGGGTTCTTTTGAAGGCATAAGCCCTCTGGCCTTTGTGCACGAAGCCGCGCGCATCGACCCAAGCGCCGCCGTTGCCCCTTTTGTCTACATCGGCCCAGGGGCGCAGGTGGGTGCGGGAGTTCGCATATTCAGCGGCTCCTACCTCGGCGAAGACTGCAGCATCGGCGAGGATACGATTATCTACCCGAACTGTTCGCTCATGGCCGGCACGCTGGTCGGTAAACGGGTCATCCTGCATGCCGGCACAGTTCTGGGAAGCGACGGATTCGGCTTTGCCCAGGCCGCCTCCGGAATGACAAAGTTTCCCCAGATTGGACGGACCGTGATCGAAGACGATGTCGAGATCGGCGCCAACACGACCATAGACCGTGCCGCCTTGGGTGAAACCCGCGTGGGGCACGGCACCAAGATCGATAATCTGGTCCAGCTCGGCCATAATGTGCGGGTAGGGCGAAACTGCATCATCGTGTCGCAAGTCGGCATCGCTGGCTCGACCACCCTTGGTGACGGAGTGGTTCTGGCCGGGCAGGTCGGAGTCGCCGGTCACCTGAACCTGGGCGACGGATGCCGAATCGGCGCTAAGTCCGGCGTAGGCAAGGACGTGCCCCCGGGTCAGGACTTGAGCGGCATCCCGGTCATGCCCCATGGATCTTTTTTACGGGCATCGGCCATCATGCCCAAGCTGCCGGAAATGAAGCGGCGCCTCGGCAGATTGGAAAAGGAACTGGCCGCACTCCGGGAAGAACTTGCGAACAAAGGGTAA
- a CDS encoding LpxI family protein → MTRTLGIIAGGGSFPITVASTAKERGERVVGVGFASDTDPSFQAHCDNFSWLKLGQLGRLIDFFTANHVTHVVMAGPINKPKALDLRPDWRAARLLFSIKARGDDVLLRALTTELEREGLTVVAPHLYSPDLLAPEGVLTKRKPTQSEREDVEFAWTLSQSLGQFDIGQCLVVREKIVLAVEAIEGTDAAIRRGGQLGGPGAVVVKRPKPTQDKRLDLPAFGLKTLQSMAEVGATCLAFEAGGCIFFEQREALDFANAHGIALLGLSPGA, encoded by the coding sequence ATGACCAGAACGCTTGGCATCATCGCGGGCGGCGGCTCATTTCCCATCACCGTGGCCAGCACGGCCAAAGAGCGCGGCGAGCGCGTCGTCGGTGTCGGATTCGCTTCCGACACCGATCCGTCTTTTCAGGCCCATTGCGACAATTTCTCCTGGCTGAAGCTTGGCCAACTTGGCAGGCTTATCGATTTCTTTACCGCAAACCATGTCACGCACGTGGTCATGGCGGGGCCCATCAACAAGCCAAAAGCCCTTGATCTTCGGCCCGACTGGCGAGCGGCACGGCTTCTTTTTTCCATCAAGGCTCGCGGGGATGACGTGTTGCTGCGCGCGCTTACGACCGAGCTTGAACGCGAAGGCCTCACTGTCGTGGCTCCACATCTCTACTCGCCAGACCTGCTGGCCCCGGAAGGGGTTCTGACAAAAAGAAAACCGACGCAGAGCGAACGCGAGGATGTGGAGTTCGCATGGACGCTGTCCCAGTCCCTGGGACAATTCGACATCGGCCAGTGCCTGGTGGTGCGGGAGAAAATCGTTCTTGCCGTCGAGGCCATCGAGGGAACCGACGCAGCCATCCGGCGCGGAGGCCAGCTTGGCGGGCCCGGGGCGGTTGTCGTGAAACGCCCCAAGCCGACCCAAGACAAGAGGCTCGACCTCCCCGCCTTTGGCCTTAAGACGCTGCAATCCATGGCCGAGGTCGGCGCGACGTGCCTGGCCTTTGAAGCCGGGGGATGCATCTTTTTCGAACAGCGCGAGGCTCTCGATTTTGCCAATGCCCACGGCATCGCCCTGCTCGGTCTGTCACCGGGCGCGTAG
- the lysS gene encoding lysine--tRNA ligase, with protein MTKDQTNVPSEKQLLRHRKEKAQFLLDAGIPLYPNDFRRSAEIGDVLEAHGEKDENVLLQENLTFALCGRIMAHRSFGKATFFHIQDTSGKIQVYAQRDDLGVEQYGVFKKFEIGDIVGVSGALFRTKTGELTIKSAAVRLLSKSMRPLPEKYHGLKDVETRYRQRYVDLLVNDRARDIFRKRTAIVQFIRNFLNERGFLEVETPMMQPIAGGATAKPFRTHHNALDMDLFLRIAPELYLKRLLVGGFDRVYEINRNFRNEGIDTRHNPEFTMIEFYWAYATFVDLMDLTQELLGDLAKSVCGTHLVEYQGNVIDLQDGWVRMPFHESLEIIGGVSPEIYRDYDKCKDLAQKLGEAVHPKEKLGKLQAKLFDNLVEPKLIQPHFIYHYPTDISPLSRKNDANPEITDRFELFICGQEMANAFSELNDPYDQKDRFEEQVREKAAGDDEAHAMDEDYIRALEYGMPPAAGQGIGIDRLVMLLTDSPSIREVILFPLLRPEITG; from the coding sequence TTGACAAAAGATCAGACCAATGTCCCAAGCGAAAAGCAGCTGCTTCGCCACCGCAAGGAAAAGGCGCAGTTTCTGCTTGATGCGGGCATCCCTTTATATCCCAATGATTTTCGCCGCTCTGCAGAAATCGGCGACGTTCTTGAGGCGCATGGCGAAAAGGACGAAAACGTCCTCCTCCAGGAAAACCTGACCTTTGCTCTGTGCGGCCGGATCATGGCCCATCGTTCCTTTGGCAAGGCGACATTCTTTCATATTCAGGACACCAGCGGCAAAATCCAGGTTTACGCCCAGCGCGATGATCTTGGAGTTGAACAATATGGCGTGTTCAAAAAATTCGAAATCGGCGACATCGTCGGTGTCAGCGGCGCCCTTTTTCGCACCAAGACCGGGGAATTGACCATAAAATCCGCTGCGGTGCGCCTCCTGTCCAAGTCCATGCGTCCGCTGCCGGAAAAATACCACGGTCTGAAAGATGTCGAGACGCGGTATCGCCAACGCTACGTGGACCTCTTGGTCAACGACCGTGCCCGTGACATTTTCCGCAAGCGCACGGCCATCGTGCAGTTCATCCGCAATTTCCTGAACGAGCGCGGATTTCTGGAAGTGGAAACGCCCATGATGCAGCCCATCGCCGGCGGCGCCACGGCCAAGCCTTTCCGCACGCACCACAACGCCCTCGACATGGACCTTTTCCTGCGTATCGCTCCCGAGCTTTACCTCAAGCGCTTGCTTGTGGGCGGATTTGACCGGGTCTACGAGATCAACCGCAATTTCCGCAACGAGGGCATCGACACCCGCCACAATCCCGAATTCACCATGATCGAATTCTATTGGGCGTATGCGACCTTCGTCGACCTCATGGACCTGACCCAGGAACTCCTTGGCGATTTGGCCAAATCCGTCTGCGGGACCCATCTGGTGGAATATCAGGGCAATGTCATCGACCTTCAGGATGGCTGGGTGCGCATGCCTTTCCACGAATCCCTGGAAATCATCGGCGGCGTATCCCCTGAAATATACCGCGATTACGACAAGTGCAAAGATCTGGCCCAGAAACTGGGCGAGGCCGTGCACCCCAAGGAGAAGCTGGGAAAGCTCCAGGCCAAGCTCTTCGACAATCTGGTCGAGCCCAAGCTGATCCAGCCGCACTTCATTTATCACTATCCGACAGACATATCCCCCCTGTCCCGCAAGAACGATGCGAATCCCGAAATCACGGATCGATTCGAGCTGTTCATCTGCGGGCAAGAAATGGCCAATGCCTTTTCCGAACTGAACGATCCATATGACCAGAAGGATCGCTTCGAGGAACAGGTACGGGAAAAGGCCGCCGGCGACGACGAAGCCCACGCCATGGACGAAGACTACATCCGCGCCCTGGAATACGGCATGCCTCCGGCTGCCGGACAGGGCATCGGCATTGATCGGTTGGTCATGCTGCTGACGGATTCTCCGTCCATCCGGGAAGTCATCCTCTTCCCGCTGCTGCGGCCCGAAATCACCGGCTAG
- a CDS encoding ABC transporter ATP-binding protein, translated as MSEVYRLQNVGKAYEQGEETITVLSGVDLTVLGGDSLAIVGASGSGKSTLLQLMGTLDVPSSGSILFNGADISTLGWKERARIRNKNMGFVFQFHHLLPEFSTLENVAMPGIIGGVARSLALEKADAALSRVGLAHRRHHRVTTLSGGERQRAAIARAILLEPAVVLADEPTGNLDERTGREVNDLLLHLNKDQGVTLVVVTHNAELAQCMHRTLELRSGELYET; from the coding sequence ATGAGTGAAGTCTATCGCCTGCAAAACGTCGGCAAGGCCTACGAACAGGGCGAGGAAACCATCACCGTCCTTTCCGGCGTCGACCTGACCGTGCTCGGTGGAGATTCCCTGGCCATCGTCGGGGCTTCGGGATCGGGCAAGAGCACCCTGTTGCAGCTTATGGGCACCCTGGACGTGCCTTCGAGCGGGTCCATCCTGTTCAACGGAGCCGACATATCAACCCTCGGCTGGAAAGAACGGGCCCGCATTCGCAACAAGAACATGGGCTTTGTTTTCCAGTTCCACCACCTGCTTCCAGAATTCTCAACTCTGGAAAACGTGGCCATGCCGGGCATCATCGGCGGCGTGGCCAGATCGCTGGCCCTGGAAAAGGCCGACGCGGCTTTGTCGCGGGTGGGGCTTGCGCATCGACGGCATCACAGGGTAACCACCCTGTCCGGGGGAGAGAGACAACGGGCGGCCATTGCCCGGGCCATTCTGCTTGAGCCCGCCGTTGTGCTTGCCGACGAACCTACCGGAAATCTTGATGAACGGACAGGTCGGGAAGTCAACGATCTTTTATTGCATCTGAACAAGGATCAGGGAGTCACCCTGGTCGTCGTTACCCACAATGCTGAACTTGCCCAATGCATGCATCGCACATTGGAGCTGCGTTCCGGAGAATTGTATGAAACGTAA
- a CDS encoding OmpH family outer membrane protein: MRTFILTIFFVLCLALTAGAETKIGFIDMKTVIAKSEPGSKAMEQLKSQFKDMKDNLDTQKKSLDTLKDELQKQSMMLSQEAKLDKETQYKRKVRDFQDMGQSYQRKLQQAEQNLSKPIIDKLLEVIESYGKKNGYTAIFDKQASGVIYGQESVDLTNAIMAELNKAMRGK; the protein is encoded by the coding sequence ATGCGTACATTTATCCTGACAATCTTTTTCGTGCTTTGCCTGGCCCTGACGGCAGGCGCCGAAACCAAAATCGGTTTTATTGATATGAAGACGGTCATCGCCAAGTCCGAACCCGGCTCCAAGGCCATGGAGCAGCTCAAGTCCCAATTCAAGGACATGAAGGACAACCTTGATACACAGAAAAAGTCACTGGACACGCTCAAAGACGAACTGCAGAAACAGTCCATGATGCTCAGCCAGGAAGCCAAGCTTGACAAGGAAACGCAATACAAACGCAAAGTGCGTGACTTCCAGGACATGGGACAGAGCTACCAGCGCAAGCTGCAGCAGGCCGAACAGAACCTTTCAAAGCCCATCATCGACAAGCTTCTGGAAGTGATCGAGAGTTACGGAAAGAAAAACGGCTACACCGCCATTTTCGACAAGCAGGCCAGCGGTGTGATCTACGGCCAAGAAAGTGTTGACCTCACAAACGCCATCATGGCGGAACTCAACAAAGCCATGCGCGGCAAATAA
- the lpxA gene encoding acyl-ACP--UDP-N-acetylglucosamine O-acyltransferase, with amino-acid sequence MQTSIHPSAVVHPGAYLGTGVTVGPFAIIEDCVHIGDETIIDAGAQIKRFTTLGTKNHVHSMACVGGEPQDLKFGGEESTLVIGDRNKIREFSTIHRGTEGGGGTTQVGSDNLMMAYSHIAHDCVVGDNNVLANAATLAGHVTVGNEVVVGGLSAVHQFVNIGDFAFIGGKTGVAQDVPPFMLAVGERATLRGLNLIGLRRHGFSSEEIHALKSAYKLIWRSNQERNEVMQQVETELGNFQQVMKLIDFIRSSKRGTITPERI; translated from the coding sequence ATGCAGACATCCATACATCCATCTGCGGTGGTTCATCCGGGTGCATACCTAGGTACCGGAGTCACGGTTGGCCCTTTCGCCATTATCGAAGACTGCGTTCACATCGGCGATGAGACAATCATCGACGCCGGAGCCCAGATAAAACGCTTCACGACCTTGGGCACCAAAAACCATGTCCATTCGATGGCTTGCGTCGGCGGCGAACCCCAGGACCTGAAATTCGGCGGTGAAGAGAGCACGCTTGTCATCGGCGACCGCAACAAGATCCGTGAATTCTCCACCATTCATCGCGGCACCGAAGGTGGCGGAGGAACGACCCAGGTCGGATCGGACAACCTGATGATGGCCTATTCCCATATCGCGCACGACTGCGTGGTCGGAGACAACAATGTCCTGGCCAACGCGGCGACCCTGGCTGGGCACGTGACTGTCGGGAATGAAGTGGTCGTGGGAGGCCTTTCGGCTGTTCACCAGTTCGTGAACATCGGCGACTTCGCATTCATCGGCGGAAAGACCGGGGTTGCCCAGGATGTGCCGCCATTCATGCTGGCCGTCGGCGAACGCGCCACCTTGCGAGGCCTCAATCTCATCGGATTGCGCAGGCACGGTTTTTCCTCGGAAGAAATTCATGCCCTGAAATCCGCCTACAAGCTGATCTGGCGCTCCAACCAGGAGCGCAATGAAGTCATGCAGCAAGTTGAAACGGAACTGGGCAACTTCCAACAGGTCATGAAACTGATCGATTTCATTCGCAGCAGCAAACGAGGCACCATCACGCCTGAACGCATCTAG
- a CDS encoding lipoprotein-releasing ABC transporter permease subunit: MHFELFVSLRYLLARRKQAFISVISLISVLGVAIGVASLIVVLGVMNGFSENLRDKILGINSHLILGSVKQTIGNYDQLVQKSLQVDGVVAATPFIYYEVMLSTPSGVKGVVLRGVSPQSAGTVLSVEKDLISGSLADLAGNGDTPGIVIGKELASRLGLTLGSRLSLLAPSGKKSAAGFSPKIVFFNVVGIFSSGMFEYDSSLAFVSIPEAQKILGFEGDFVTGIEYKVSDIDGVQKIGEALVRALGGFPLYSRNWIEMNQNLFAALKLEKTAMAVILIMIVLVGSFSIITTLVMMVMEKTKDIAVLMALGATPPQIRNIFILQGSLIGAVGTSIGFGLGLAICSLLEKYQFIKLPADVYYLDHLPVKIELLDMSLIAVAAMALCFLATLYPARQAAKMHPTEALRYE, translated from the coding sequence ATGCACTTTGAATTGTTCGTTTCCCTGCGATATCTTCTGGCCCGCCGCAAGCAGGCCTTCATTTCCGTCATCTCGCTCATCTCGGTGCTGGGCGTGGCCATTGGCGTGGCCTCTCTCATCGTGGTCCTCGGGGTCATGAACGGATTCAGCGAAAACCTGCGCGACAAGATTCTGGGCATAAACTCCCACCTCATTCTCGGCTCGGTCAAACAGACCATCGGCAACTACGACCAACTGGTGCAAAAAAGCCTGCAGGTCGACGGCGTGGTCGCCGCCACGCCGTTCATCTACTACGAAGTCATGCTCTCCACCCCTTCCGGGGTCAAAGGCGTCGTGCTGCGCGGCGTCAGCCCGCAAAGCGCAGGCACGGTTTTGTCCGTCGAAAAGGACCTGATCAGCGGCAGCCTCGCAGACCTTGCCGGCAACGGCGACACCCCGGGCATCGTCATCGGCAAGGAGCTGGCAAGCAGACTGGGCCTGACTCTCGGCAGCAGGCTCAGCCTGCTCGCGCCCAGCGGAAAGAAATCAGCCGCCGGATTTTCTCCGAAGATCGTTTTCTTCAACGTGGTCGGTATCTTCAGTTCGGGCATGTTTGAATACGACTCTTCCCTGGCCTTCGTATCCATCCCCGAAGCCCAGAAAATCCTGGGCTTTGAAGGCGATTTCGTGACCGGGATCGAATACAAGGTATCGGACATAGACGGCGTGCAGAAAATTGGCGAGGCGCTGGTCCGGGCGCTGGGCGGCTTCCCCTTGTACTCGCGCAACTGGATAGAGATGAACCAGAACCTCTTTGCGGCGCTGAAGCTCGAAAAGACGGCCATGGCGGTCATTTTGATCATGATCGTGCTGGTGGGGTCCTTTTCCATCATCACCACCCTGGTCATGATGGTCATGGAAAAAACCAAGGACATCGCCGTGCTCATGGCTCTTGGCGCAACGCCCCCCCAGATCCGGAACATTTTCATTTTGCAGGGCTCGCTCATAGGGGCCGTGGGCACGAGTATCGGATTCGGACTGGGTCTTGCGATCTGCTCCCTCCTCGAAAAATACCAATTCATCAAGCTTCCGGCCGATGTCTATTATCTGGACCATCTGCCTGTGAAAATAGAGCTTCTTGACATGTCCCTCATCGCCGTCGCGGCCATGGCGCTGTGCTTCCTGGCCACCTTGTATCCGGCCCGCCAAGCCGCGAAAATGCACCCCACCGAGGCGCTGCGCTATGAGTGA
- the bamA gene encoding outer membrane protein assembly factor BamA, which yields MKRNVLLCLIALLCLFCAHPGFAEPTKKVIVLPFAVNAAPDLAYLEESLPKLLQDRLTALGLEVIPQEETMRLLQEQQVEYLDLGIARDMALLSGAAYAVYGSFSQVGENISIDTRLVEAFGVREPIPFFVVKEGVINILPAIEETAAKIQNGVQQTDRIASIDVRGNEILDDDVVLMRLKIQPGDVYDPKAVNTELKSLYELGYFDDIAIALEDTAEGKRLVINVKEKPLISAISVEGAEELDADDLLATIATKTGAVLNPRVLADDMGKIRELYRKDGFYNAEVDYTLTQADAKRARLNILVKEGKKLYVTDIVIQGAKQLDPDDLKDELALTERGMLSWMTGTGVLREEILDRDAAALEAYYGNRGFLNAKVGQPEVSYLDDGITVTFQVEEGERYTVASVKYEGEMIAAPEDLDSVIALDDLARENEFFDRSVLRSDLQKLVEHYSNFGYAFAEADVNMARNEEEKQLDITYILSKGNKISINRVLIEGNTKTRDNVIRREMRLVDGDIFDGSLLRRSNTRLNRLDFFETVEITPEPTANPSALDLRVKVKEKPTGQFSAGVGYSSYSQVFFSGQVLERNLFGMGYQLGFTGTISSKSADYTATFWNPHYDDTDLGVGVSLYNKMNEYSDYDKQAMGARLLFGYPLGEYTNLSWNYRIERYTIEDIDDDADKVIKDIEGQNWASALYASIKRDTTDRRINPSKGTTHQFSVEYAGGLIGGDDDFVKYIVDSNHYYPVFLETIIHLHAQAGYVMENGSERIPPFERFYLGGMNSVRGYEERSISPVYDQQEGQEGYDEGDEKGGNKSFFFNAEYLVPLHKDMGIVGLVFFDAGKTWDDDESVDMDLYKSVGAGVRWYSPLGPLRLEYGYPLDTVEIDDERKGRFEFSVGQFF from the coding sequence ATGAAACGTAATGTCCTCCTGTGCTTGATTGCTCTCTTGTGTCTCTTCTGCGCCCACCCCGGGTTCGCCGAACCGACGAAAAAGGTCATTGTGCTGCCATTCGCCGTGAACGCGGCACCGGACCTGGCCTATCTGGAGGAGAGCCTGCCCAAGCTGCTTCAGGATCGCCTGACGGCCCTGGGACTGGAAGTGATCCCGCAAGAGGAAACCATGCGGCTCCTGCAAGAACAGCAGGTCGAATATCTGGATCTTGGAATTGCCAGGGACATGGCGCTGCTCTCCGGAGCGGCTTACGCCGTCTACGGCAGCTTCAGCCAGGTCGGCGAGAACATCAGCATCGACACCCGGCTTGTGGAGGCGTTCGGCGTCCGCGAGCCCATACCCTTTTTCGTGGTCAAAGAGGGTGTGATCAACATTCTGCCGGCCATTGAAGAAACCGCGGCCAAGATCCAGAACGGCGTGCAGCAGACAGACCGGATCGCATCGATAGATGTGCGCGGAAACGAAATCCTCGATGATGACGTGGTGCTTATGCGGCTGAAGATTCAGCCCGGCGACGTATACGACCCCAAAGCCGTCAACACGGAGCTCAAAAGCCTCTACGAACTTGGATATTTCGACGATATCGCCATCGCCCTGGAAGACACTGCCGAAGGCAAACGCCTGGTCATAAACGTCAAGGAAAAACCGCTCATTTCAGCCATCAGCGTCGAAGGGGCGGAGGAGCTTGACGCCGACGACCTGCTGGCGACCATCGCCACCAAGACCGGGGCAGTTCTGAACCCCCGGGTTCTGGCCGACGATATGGGCAAGATACGCGAACTGTACCGCAAGGACGGCTTCTATAATGCCGAGGTCGACTACACCTTGACCCAGGCCGACGCCAAGCGTGCGCGACTCAACATCCTCGTGAAGGAAGGCAAAAAGCTCTACGTGACGGACATCGTCATTCAGGGCGCCAAGCAGCTCGACCCCGATGACCTCAAGGACGAACTGGCCTTGACCGAGCGCGGCATGCTTTCCTGGATGACGGGAACGGGAGTGCTGCGCGAAGAAATCCTGGACCGTGACGCAGCGGCCCTTGAAGCCTATTACGGCAATCGCGGCTTTTTGAACGCCAAGGTCGGCCAGCCCGAAGTCAGCTACCTGGACGACGGTATCACCGTGACCTTCCAGGTCGAGGAGGGCGAGCGTTACACGGTGGCCTCCGTCAAGTACGAAGGGGAGATGATCGCCGCACCCGAAGATCTGGATAGCGTCATCGCCCTGGACGACCTGGCCAGGGAGAATGAATTTTTCGATCGCTCCGTGCTGCGCTCCGACCTGCAGAAACTCGTGGAGCACTACTCCAACTTTGGTTACGCCTTCGCCGAAGCCGATGTGAACATGGCTCGCAACGAAGAAGAAAAACAGCTTGATATCACGTACATCTTGTCCAAGGGCAACAAAATCTCCATCAACCGTGTCCTGATCGAAGGCAACACGAAGACCAGGGACAACGTCATCCGCCGTGAAATGCGCCTGGTCGATGGAGACATTTTCGATGGATCCCTGTTGCGCAGGTCCAACACCCGCCTCAACAGGCTCGATTTCTTCGAAACCGTCGAAATCACCCCGGAGCCCACGGCCAATCCCAGCGCTCTCGACCTGCGGGTCAAGGTCAAGGAGAAGCCCACGGGACAGTTCTCCGCCGGCGTGGGCTACTCCAGCTATTCGCAGGTGTTTTTCTCGGGGCAGGTGCTGGAGCGCAACCTCTTCGGCATGGGCTACCAGCTCGGATTCACGGGCACCATCAGCTCAAAGTCCGCAGATTACACCGCCACCTTCTGGAACCCGCATTATGACGACACGGATCTCGGTGTCGGCGTCAGTCTCTACAACAAGATGAATGAATATTCAGATTACGACAAGCAGGCCATGGGTGCCCGCTTGCTCTTTGGATACCCGCTCGGGGAGTACACCAACCTCTCCTGGAACTACCGCATAGAGCGTTACACCATCGAAGATATCGATGACGACGCGGACAAGGTCATTAAGGACATCGAAGGGCAAAACTGGGCCAGTGCCCTGTACGCATCCATAAAACGTGATACGACGGACCGGCGCATCAACCCCAGCAAAGGAACAACCCACCAATTTTCCGTGGAATACGCGGGAGGTCTGATTGGCGGCGATGACGATTTCGTCAAATACATCGTCGACTCAAACCATTATTACCCTGTTTTTCTGGAAACCATTATCCACCTGCACGCCCAGGCGGGATACGTGATGGAAAACGGCAGCGAGCGCATTCCGCCTTTCGAGCGCTTTTATCTCGGGGGCATGAATTCGGTGCGAGGATACGAGGAGCGTAGCATCTCGCCCGTCTATGACCAGCAGGAAGGACAGGAAGGCTACGACGAAGGCGACGAGAAGGGCGGCAACAAGAGCTTCTTCTTCAATGCGGAATACCTTGTTCCTCTGCACAAGGACATGGGCATAGTGGGTCTGGTCTTCTTCGACGCCGGCAAGACGTGGGATGATGACGAATCAGTCGACATGGACCTCTACAAGAGCGTTGGCGCCGGCGTGCGCTGGTACTCGCCTCTGGGCCCGTTGCGACTGGAGTACGGATACCCTCTGGACACGGTTGAAATTGATGACGAAAGAAAGGGTCGTTTCGAATTTTCAGTTGGACAGTTTTTTTAA